The nucleotide window CTTAAAATGTGGAGTGATATTATGTTTAGATCTAATTAATAAAGTACGATACCGAGTTCAATGCTATAGATAAATAATACTTCTGTATCTGACTGTGATGTATGACCTGTTTTATATTGGAATCTTGAAGTCTACGTATCACTAAAGTTTACCTTACCCTTATATGATGATTCTATATCAAGACTCAAATGACCGGATAATTATTTATCATTGGCTACTGTAATGATGTATGCTCTGTTATGACTTTTTAATGTGTTTCGATCTGCTCTTGTTTGAATGTTTAGTTTCTCCTTAAAAATGCATTGCTGACGTGTGCTAGCTACTATTTAAGCCTGATCCTGGTTTTGGGTTTGTAACATCACTGCAGGACTTCTCTTTAAAAGAGCAGAAGTTCCTAAATTAACGACGACATTTACTTGCTGCAGGTCCAAAAGATGTCAAAGATATGTTCTCTGTTTTAAAAGATTGTGCCAAGGAGTTTGGTGTGAGCACCGATCCATTGCAGCATCAGGTCTTGGCATCTTGTTGTATCCTAATCTTTAATTCTAATTACATAGTTTGTTGGTGCATTATTTCTCAGAGAGTTTACATGCTACCTTAACCACAGCAATGATTCCATGCATCTCTGAATCAGTTTTCAGATGTTGAAAATTATGAAAAGAAATCTGGATTTATCTAGGAAATTGCTATTTCACCTTCAAAACTTTACTCTGTAGAACCAGGGTTTGGttctttccctttctttttCCGCCGTAAATGTATAAAGCAAGAAATCACGATTTTAATGTGAATAATGGAAGTAGTAGAAAGGAAGAAATTATTGATTTGGAAAATCTAGGTCATACAAGCTCAAGAGGAATATAAGTATCTATGTGGGGGTAAAACATGATGGAACTTGCGGGGAATGGATAAGGTCGTGCACGTGGAGATGATTTGGTTTTGTGGATGGGGAGGCTTGGCCCGTGCATGGACTCATTGTAGGGTACACATGTCAAATTTAAGTGTGGTTTTGATGCCATGATGGCCTTAATTTTATTTGTGCTACTATATTTATTTGCATTCTCCGGGATATTTCTTCAGAAGGCGCACATGTATGTAGGAAGGCTCTTTTGTTCCCTAAATCTATCATCATTCTATCTTTGTATTATGTGCTGGCTAGAAAACTTTCAAACATAAATGGTTTTCATGATATTCTACTGTTTTCATGCCTTCTAAAACAGTATAATTTTCATATTTACTTGGATCATGATTCTTCGATTGGTATGAATACTTTTGGCATTGGAAACTAATATCTGTAAATAGGATTGGGGATGAGTGGGGAAAGATTGAGAATGTTATCGAACATTTACCTGATGCTTTCCTGCTTTTAAACTTTCTCGGGGTCCGGTGAAATCAGAATATTATAGGAGATGAATGGAGAAAGATTGGATTAATTTTTACACCACTCGATTCTGTTTTCCGTTTCTCATTAACActcttttctttaattttgatatttttgtttCCTATGCTATTTATTGACTCTCCTTTCTGCATGCAGATTACATATAGTCTTCTGTTCTCTCTTGTAATTGCTATCTTATCAGATGCTTTGAGTGCAATAACCGATAAAGTGCCAGTCTTGTCTCACGATGCATCGTTTAGGCGTGAATTTAAAGACATTGTAAGATGATGCTTACTTGTCTGATTTTTTAACTGTTTCTTGCCATGTTGATCCTCGATGGAGGTAATTAATTATTCTTTCAGGTGATGGTTTTCTGGAAATGATCCTATTGTTGAAGGCTTTGTTGATTGTGTAAGGCTTGCATGGGCGGTACATTTGATGTTGCTTTGTGATGGAAATGATGCACAGGACGACATAGATAGTACTATTTCCAATGACATCTACCCATGTTTAACGGTCGTTTTCACCAATAATATCTTCAAGTTTTGGCTGGACAAGGTTCTTCAAACTGCTGCATATCAGGTTGGTGATTGATCATTATCACTTAGGAAAAAATATCTAATAATTACCTATCTTTTTCTGTTCTTTGACTGCAAATTTGAAAGCCGTAATAAATTAAGTATTTATGAAATATGAGGAGGTGCCTCTTTAATTCCTTGAAAGAAATAGTTTGAAAATATATTCTGACATTTCATTCTGTTGTGCAGAACGATGACGAGGATATGGTCTACGTGTACAATGCTTATCTTCACAAGCAAATAACATGCTTTCTTTCTCATCCGCTTGCCAGGGACAAGGTTGGTTGAATTTCGAAGTTTTTATTCTGTTTCATATGAGTATCATACTGCTGTTGAGTAGTGACTTAAGAAGCtaaatatctttttttttttgatcagAAACTAATATATATTAGATTAATAATGTTAAAAGATTACAATACGAGTGGATGAGCATCACGAATTCGAAAACAACCCATAAATGTAACTTGTTCAACAAAAAATATAACACCAATCcctaatcaaatcagataataggTATGTCCGAAACTTTGGTACGCAAACCGTCCACGTCGCCACCCTGAATCTTATCTTCTCCCAAACGTCATCTCTTGATTCTTCTTTGTCACTGAATAATCTGTTGTTGCGCTCCAACCAAATCGACCAAAAAACACAGTGAACGATTATGTACCAGAAGTCTTTGAATCCCTCTGAATCCCTAAGAAGCTAAATATCATCACTCTGAATAGTTTTTTCTAAggtcttaatttttttttttgcaatttaTCTGTTTGTTCATCATATGGATGTTATTGACACATGTGATGAATTAGTCATGGAGGTAGAGCTATAGCTAATGATATTTTTCTGTGGTTTTATGTGTTTGTTTAGTGTTTTGATCGGTGCTTCTCACTATGCGCACATTCCTTAAATTTTTACTGAAATTCTGTAGGATGCTGTAAGACATAGCATGTCAAATGGAATCAAGTTGGTTATGAACATGACTATGACTACTCATGTGAACATGCTAAGGTAGATGATGGTTACTAATAGGAGATAGAGTGTTAAGCAACAGATTTGTTACTTACCTAAATGACTACCCATCCTAGATAGAATGCTTTATAATCAGTTGAGACATTGTTTTGGCAAATTCATTTATGGTGGTTAGTTGCACCAATTTCGAAGTGTGGTTTCTTCCCCCTCAAGTTTTGAGCAAGAGCTTCACTCAAATTTACATGTAAGATTATCAcgattaaataaattttgactCTTTTTAAGCTGGCCAATTAGCAGTTTTTGAACAAAGAAGATGCATGCTGTCAACATCAAGCGACCCTCTGTATGATAAGTTCTTAGAGAGCAAAACATCGGAGTTGTGTGTTCAGTTGTTGACAATGTAAAAACTGAATATTGTTTATTCATTTTTGAATGGCTACATTTGGTAAATTGATGCCACAtggtatattatttttattttgtcattcagaCCCCGCAACTCATAATGAAGCTTCTGTTTGTTTTTGTGTTAGGCATCTGTAACTTTCCATGGTAGTCTATTTATCACTTCAAATATTCTGTGGTATACATGCATAGAATTACCTACTTTTGTAGTAGGAACAACATACTTCTTGATGTGTTATGTGGGTCCCGATATGGGCCAAAAAAGAACTAGTTATCCACAAAGTGAATTGGCTGAAATATGAACATTTATATGGGTATACGGTTAGACCAGTAGATATTTAAAAACAACTATAACCGATTTAGATGGTTTAGGTATCTCCTATGATTGTGCAAGCTACATTTAGTGAAAAATGAACGGCGTGGGGGTATTGATGCTTAACCTAGAGTAAGATGTAAAATGAGGTGATATCTAGAAGATCTTGAACCTTTGTGGCTCAACTTCAGAAATGGTCCTTTGTTTTCAGGGTGAAAAAAGAGGATTCATGTAGCAAAGTGAACTACATTTACTTCAAGTTTTTATTTGGTTAGGTCGAGATGAGATTCATGTAAAAGTTTTTCTTACACCAAATGATTTCCCTGTAGCTTTTGCATTATATCAGATTTAATGCTCTTCTATAATAGTGTGAAATGT belongs to Primulina eburnea isolate SZY01 unplaced genomic scaffold, ASM2296580v1 ctg34, whole genome shotgun sequence and includes:
- the LOC140820985 gene encoding nuclear pore complex protein NUP205-like yields the protein MLLCDGNDAQDDIDSTISNDIYPCLTVVFTNNIFKFWLDKVLQTAAYQNDDEDMVYVYNAYLHKQITCFLSHPLARDKVKEAKEKAMAMLSPYRIIATHNEMNDGSGQTQETSAMAQPPFVSLLEFVSEIYQ